One part of the Lentisphaerota bacterium genome encodes these proteins:
- a CDS encoding site-specific DNA-methyltransferase: MANDLRDQLFEGDCLQLLPFFPENSVDMVLCDLPYGTTQNKWDSLIPLTPLWIQYQRILKPNGVVVLTAQGVFTAKVILSNENWFKYKIVWEKSKPTNFLNAKKQPLRKHEDICVFYGRQPVYHPEMSQGAPYDKGVRKNQLSGSYGDFLPARVQSGGERYPTDVVYFKTAESEGPVWHPTQKPVELGRYLVRTFTEPGALVLDNAFGSGSFLVAAAMEGRRYVGIERNLDVHLFKRVQIDYVGVARQRLEQAQALLKKSNPGYVIGAA; this comes from the coding sequence TTGGCAAACGACCTAAGAGATCAGTTGTTCGAAGGCGATTGCTTGCAGCTTCTGCCTTTTTTTCCCGAGAATAGTGTAGACATGGTTCTGTGTGATCTGCCGTATGGGACTACGCAGAATAAATGGGATAGCTTAATTCCGCTCACCCCATTATGGATTCAGTACCAGCGCATTCTCAAGCCCAATGGTGTTGTTGTACTGACCGCCCAAGGCGTGTTCACCGCTAAGGTTATTTTAAGTAACGAAAACTGGTTCAAGTATAAGATCGTGTGGGAGAAATCGAAGCCGACCAATTTTCTGAACGCCAAAAAACAGCCGCTCAGAAAGCACGAGGATATCTGTGTCTTCTATGGCCGACAGCCGGTCTATCATCCCGAGATGAGCCAGGGCGCGCCCTATGACAAAGGGGTGCGGAAAAACCAGTTGTCCGGCAGTTACGGTGATTTTCTTCCGGCACGGGTTCAGAGCGGCGGCGAACGCTACCCGACGGATGTGGTCTATTTCAAGACAGCGGAAAGCGAAGGGCCGGTCTGGCATCCGACACAGAAACCCGTAGAATTGGGGCGCTATCTCGTTCGTACGTTCACAGAGCCCGGCGCATTGGTCTTAGACAATGCATTCGGAAGTGGCAGCTTTCTGGTTGCCGCCGCGATGGAGGGCCGCCGCTACGTCGGTATCGAACGGAATCTGGATGTGCACCTGTTCAAGCGCGTACAGATCGACTATGTGGGTGTCGCCAGACAACGGCTTGAGCAGGCGCAGGCGCTTCTGAAAAAGTCGAACCCAGGTTACGTGATCGGAGCGGCATGA